The Polynucleobacter sp. JS-Mosq-20-D10 region TGAGCAGCGAGATCAAGAATGGCTTGCGGAAGCATTAATCCGTATGCAACGACTACCATTGCATCAAAATCAATGCTAGATAAATATTGAAAGGCCTCTTGCGCTGCTATTTTTTTATGCAAGTCTGAATGGTTCTGCTTGAGCGTTTCAGGTTGCAGCACCGGAATATTTTTCTCTTGTGCAAATACTTTTACAGGACTTGCTTGAAGATGCATGCCGCGACCTGAACGACGATCTGGCTGGGTTAGCACCAGCACAATTTGATGGCCAGAATTTTCTATTGCACGCATTGCTTGTGCAGCAAACTCCGGGGTGCCAGCAAAAACAATTTTCATTGGGCGCTTAGCGCTCGCCTACTAATTCTTTTGCGCGCTTTTTCATTTTGAGAGAAATACGATTGCGCTTCAACATAGAGAGGTACTCAACAAATACCTTACCTTGCAAGTGATCCATCTCATGCTGCAGACAAACTGATAGCAAGCCATCTGCCTCTACTTCAAATTCTTTGCCGTTGATGTCGAGCGCCTTGACTCGGATGACTGCTGGGCGATCTACTTCATCAAAATATTCGGGTACTGAGAGGCAACCTTCGCGCCAAGATTTTTTTTCTGGGCTTGTCCAAACCAATTCTGGATTAATGAAAACCATCAATTGATCTTGATTGTCAGAAATATCAATCACCACAATGCGCTCATGAATGTCCACCTGGGTTGCAGCTAAGCCAACTCCGGGAGCCTCGTACATTGTCTCGGCCATATCGGCCACAATTTTTTTGATGCGTGCATCCACCAGCGCTACGGGTTTGGCAACCTTATGTAGGCGTGGGTCTGGATAACAAAGGACGGTTAATAAAGCCATATCGGAATTATCCAACAGAGTAATCAGGCTGTCCCGATAGTTCTTTGCAGCCCTATGCTCAAAATTGCCATATGCGCACACCCAAAAATCCAAACATCATCCAAATTCATCGAAATACCCCCGACTACCCGGTTCGCCTCTTAGATTTATCCGACCCGCCCAATGCACTCTATATATATGGGGATATTCGCCTATTAAATGTACCTATGATTGCTATCGTGGGGTCACGTGCCGCTAGTCCAGAAGGAATCAGAAATGCTTACAGTTTCGCGCAAGCCCTATCTGCGGAGGGTTATCTCATTATTTCCGGGCTGGCTCGGGGTGTTGACGGGGCTGCTCACCGAGGCACGCTTAGGTCAAATCAGGGGTATCGAACCATAGCGGTATGCGGTAGCGGACTAGATATCGTGTATCCGCAAGAGCATCTCGACTTAGCGCAAGCCATCGCTAATAGTGGGCTCTTGGTGTCTGAGCTAGCTCCAGGGCTGGGGCCAAAGGCTTGGCACTTCCCACGCAGGAACCGCATCATTGCGGCCTTATCCCTTGGAATACTCGTGATTGAGGCGGCCGAGCGTTCTGGCTCGCTCATTACGGCTAGGCTGGGCTGTGAACTCGGTCGTGAGATTTTTGCGATTCCCGGGTCAATACACAACCCACTCTCTAAGGGCTGCCATCAATTACTTCAGCAAGGCGCCAAGCTAGTTCAATCCCCACAAGACATTCTCGAGGAATTGCCAAAATGGTCAAAAACCTTATTTAAAGGCATTTAAAGCGCTATTTTTAGAAAAATAAGGTCTTTAATGAGATCTTAGCAAACCCCTAAAAATGAGGTTTTTGGACTTTTGTCAATTTATCGGTTAATAATAAAAAAGGGGCATGGAAATGGTATGGCCAGGATCTGGTTTAAATTGGTCACCCGTTTTCACCCATTAAAACCATCATTTCAAGCTCAAATTTAGGCAAAACGCGTGGCAACTAAAGCATCTACCAAAAAAAATAGCCCTAAGACTTCAGCCGTTGATCACCCTAAGACCCTGATCATTGCGGAGAAGCCTTCCGTTGCGAATGACATTGCCAAGGCCTTGGGTGGCTTCACTAAATATGAGGACTATTTCGAGAACGATGACTTTGTTATCTCCTCTGCAGTTGGCCATCTATTGGAAATTGCCGCACCTGAAGAATTTGATGTCAAACGCGGTAAATGGTCATTTGCAAATCTACCAGTTGTGCCGCCCTATTTTGACTTACGCCCGATTGCTAAAACTGAATCGCGGCTAAAGGTCTTGCAAAAACTTATCAAGCGCAAAGACATTAATGAACTGATTAATGCATGTGACGCGGGTCGAGAAGGTGAGTTGATCTTCCGCTTAATCGCACAGCATGCAAAAGCGCCGCAAGCCATAAAACGACTCTGGCTGCAATCCATGACGCCGGCAGCAATTCGCGATGGCTTTGCCTCCCTGCGCAGCGATACCGATATGCAACCTCTCGCAGATGCGGCACGCTGCCGCTCTGAAGCGGATTGGCTAGTTGGCATCAACGGAACGCGGGCGATGACCGCGTTTAACAGCAAGAGTGGTGGATTCTTTCTGACGACAGTTGGTCGGGTACAGACGCCAACACTATCAATCGTGGTTGAGCGTGAAGAACTTATTCGGAAGTTTATCTCCAAAGACTATTGGGAAGTAAAGGCGGAATTTATTGCTGCAGCGGGCGTATATGAAGGGCGCTGGTTTGATCCTAAGTTTAAGAAAGATGCTGTAGCTCCAGATGCTCGTGAGAATCGCCTTTGGAGTGAAGCTGCCGCACAAAGCATTGTGGCTGCGTGTCGCAATAAAAAAGCGAGTGTCAAAGAAGAGGCTAAACCAGCAACTCAATTAGCGCCTCAGCTGTTTGATTTAACGAGCCTACAACGTGAAGCAAATGCACGCTTTGGCTTTTCTGCTAAAAATACTTTGGGCCTGGCCCAAGCACTTTACGAGCGCCATAAAGTGCTGACCTATCCACGTACTGATGCTAAGGCCCTGCCAGAAGATTATCTGGATACTGTTAAGCAGACGATGGAAAATC contains the following coding sequences:
- the def gene encoding peptide deformylase, whose amino-acid sequence is MALLTVLCYPDPRLHKVAKPVALVDARIKKIVADMAETMYEAPGVGLAATQVDIHERIVVIDISDNQDQLMVFINPELVWTSPEKKSWREGCLSVPEYFDEVDRPAVIRVKALDINGKEFEVEADGLLSVCLQHEMDHLQGKVFVEYLSMLKRNRISLKMKKRAKELVGER
- the dprA gene encoding DNA-processing protein DprA, producing the protein MRTPKNPNIIQIHRNTPDYPVRLLDLSDPPNALYIYGDIRLLNVPMIAIVGSRAASPEGIRNAYSFAQALSAEGYLIISGLARGVDGAAHRGTLRSNQGYRTIAVCGSGLDIVYPQEHLDLAQAIANSGLLVSELAPGLGPKAWHFPRRNRIIAALSLGILVIEAAERSGSLITARLGCELGREIFAIPGSIHNPLSKGCHQLLQQGAKLVQSPQDILEELPKWSKTLFKGI